In Scomber japonicus isolate fScoJap1 chromosome 11, fScoJap1.pri, whole genome shotgun sequence, the genomic stretch GTTTTAGGAAGAAAAAGGCTATTGCAAAAAGCTCACATTATCATACTTTCACCAAACAAAAATCTGTTAGCAACTAGCTAGTGAacatataccccttttccacctagctggagccagtgctggttcggagctagtgctagagctagtgctcagttggtgctaatccgaGCACCTCTCACtgtacgaacctgttgcttttccaccggcaagcagccacgcgattacgtcactgtataatgtagccagcgcgcgcctttgaagcacttccatgattcaccagtgagaggcagcaacatggcgcaaggcatctagcctgccggaaacgaaaaagaagaaaaagaagaagagatgacagctctggcaaaaaaatgataaaaatagtacttttaatcaacaaatctttaaccctctgtaaatgccacgctagtcagctaatgaacattaaccccgctagtctgctaatgaacgttagccccgctagccggctaataaacgttagccctgctagccggctaataaacgttagccccgcccccagtccacTGACGTAATCAGTTCTttctttagaccagcaaagagttggtgcttgctctggctcccgttctgaggctccgggctggagctttggcggtggaaaagcaaagaactggtgcttagtcaggctctggctccaaaccagctccagctcggtggaaaagggatCTAGCTGCTAAAGATCAAGATTTTTCCCAACAGGacttggtggagaccaaaaaagGTAAAAGAGAGGTAATATTTGACTTATATTTGTCATAAGGACAGAAATACAGGACTATTTACTACAAATTAGTGCTAATTTCACTTTGTGTTTTAAGTTTGCTGTTTGCCATGTAAATGTTACTGTGTTCTGCAGAGCTGccaggaccctaaccctaaccataatcCTTTTCTGAATAAAAGTGCACTATTATGATAAAGAGTGAATGAGTGGGATATGGGGGATACTCACCCTGATGATATGGCAACACTTTTATTGCATATGTGTCATTTCATTAAGACATGGACATTAGTTATAAGTTAAATTAGCCACAGCTTGTCTGACTCATTTTTGAATGTCAtgcatcatttatttatgaaaatCCTGCCAGCTGTAGCCTGACAGGATTGGTGAGCTCTGATGTCACAGTGAAAGATCTAACCATATGTTCAGGAGTTGCCTCTATCACGAAACTCTCGAGTTGTGTCACCCAAATCtacaaactgaaagaaagacagaatcTCAGGTGAGTTTGAAAGAGTTACAGAGCAGCAGGTTTCTATacatgtattttactgtaaagtcTATTGTGACAGTCAGGACTTTTCAagacttgtttttatttaatcatcaCTTTCATACTTACTCTATTTGTAGCTCTTCTCTTCTGCGACTTCCTCatttttttacatctttgtTTCACTTCACTATTTTATACAGAAGACCCAAAATGTGGATTGTACTATCATCATATTTTGTGAATTTATCCCCACAACAATTAAAAAGAGCCTTgaaatctgttttattatccAAACAATATGGTCCTTTTGGACTACCTATCTAGTCTGAGTCCAGTGAATGTCTTTTCATATTCATATGGTGGCtaagtaaatggtaaatggactgtacttattatagcgcttttctagtcattatgaccactcaaagcccTTTAACATCACATgtctcattcatccattcacacacaatcatacactgatgacaggagttACCACggagggtgccaacctgctcatcaggaggagactaaccgttcacacacattcatgcaccattgggagcaatttggggtttagtatcttgcccaaggacacatctaTATGTGGACTGgtggagccgggaatcgaaccgccaatcttccaattggtggtgTGACTGCTATGTTtgggttattttactgtttgtgtttgtcatgtttggCAGTGATAATGTGCTGTATACCTGCATGAATTCTTGTAATGTAATTGTGTGATAGTGATCCTTGATTTTTTGGACAATGCCATTCTGCAAGCCCCTTGAGGGTTTCTCAGCAATTCTCCTTCACATTGTTCTGTACTCATCAttactgtgtattttatttattattttttatatgtgtaaatgaataaataaacaagcagTCTTTGACACATCTCTTGTATATTCATTTTGGTCTCTGGTTTATAGTTGAGTAGTCcctcagtaaaataaaatgtaaaaatcttgATACAAGGCACGACAGGAAATGAATATTCAGAAGAGTGAAAAAAGTGAgcaaatgcacatacacaatTATTTTGGCcgtccaacaaaaaaaaagtctctatCAAAGTTGAAACCAGTAAAAATGaggaaataacacaaaaaagtgtTATGTGTGTTGCTTGGCGATACCCATGAGATACATCCCACAGTCCGGGGGAGTTTGACTGCAGAAAGACAGATAAACACTCGAGAAGAAAGTGCTAAACGCGGACTGAAACATTTAAGTTTGGGTTTGTTTCCTCCAGGAGCTCTGCTTTTTCCTCACAGTCCACGGACAAAAAGCTCAGGTGAGTTTAGGTCAAACTATGAATTGCTtctatgtgtgaatgtttgtttttctttttgggtGTGATAACAGCCTGACCAACTCTTAATAgtattttcctgcttttttcaCAGTGAATGCTGGGATATCAGAAATCAGTCCACCCACTAATCCCTCAGGAATAAGATTCACcacaaagtataaaaaaaatgatttaaatatatgtgtgaGATATAATCAAGCTGGCTCTTGCTGACATTGAGGCCTCTGGGTTCAAGTGTCTCTgaggggttgtgtgtgtgaaacatatTTGGGTAGCATGGGAAAAGCCAGGCTCAGTCTGGGAAAGGAAGCAGGCTGTCCATTGCTGTTGCGCAATCCAATTAGCTCAGAGTTACATCGATAAGAAACTGGACCAGATCACCACAGAGGCTATTTGTGACCAGTGGTGCATCTGTTAGTTGACTGGTAAACAATTTGAAGCATCAGCACAGGTTTTACTCCAGGGCTTTTACAAGGGATCTACAGTGaggactaaatatttttttgaagcaacaacaaacaaattaaggtacagtatgtgcttaatgatgtttttttgaaTATATTCGCAACTGCATAGCATAACTGTTATATTTATCAAATCAATAACTGCCTCTTTTGTTTCATTAAGCTATTTAAATATAtctatttcattcatttaaatcagATGTTCAATATTTGACCTTCCATGTGAACAAACTTGTTAACGTCACTGCATTTGTGGAATATTTCTTTCATACAGTAAGAGATTATATgtgtgcaattttttttttttttttaaagcctcttCTTGTTACAGTACATTCCCTGGTAACATCTGTTTTCAGCGTATGCCTCCCATGAGATAAATTCAATAATTTGTGGGAATGTGCAGGAAGCAGATGGCCATCATGTCTGTGTCATACAGAGCTTatagtttcttctttttcaaaCTGTGTGATAATTGTACCTGAGTTCAAATTGTTTAAAAAGTGATACTTTGGGGAATAACAGAGCTTTTATAAACTTGTATATCACGAAATTCTTGTTAAAGAGATCATGCCttgctgttgtgatttggtttaatgtgtttaattaaaGTACTGTGTTGCATTATCAGTCAAGTGTGtgggaggaagtgaagaaaatTGGTTTAACCAGCTGGGCAAAGTGTAACTGTGTCAGATATCACAAactgaaacacaacaaatattGTGAAATAGGTTTACTTCCTCAGAAGAAGCAGATCATTTACTTTGGAGATTTCTATGTTAAAacactcacatttaattcatcttCATTAGGGAAGTGAATGCTGAAAGATATTTGCATGTGTTAATCATTTAAAGATGTTAATTATTGAAGATGCAGTCATGCTTCACATTAATGGTAagttatacagtatttataacagtataaaacaaAGACCATTCATTAATTAAGACCATGATTGTTTATGTCAATAGATGGTGTCCACTTCATACTTGTTGGCATTTATCTTCTTCTGGACAGGTAAGCCAGAACcttcacattcagctctctAGCAGATGTTCAGTGGTAACACACCGATTTAACGGTTCCCAAAGCTCACAGCAACATAGTTCATTTATGGGATAGGAGTGTAGTTACCATACTAACTTGGAGAGGTAGTTAATGGTAGGTAAACCCGTTATGCACGTTAAACAAATAATCTAACTGAAGTAAATGTAATAGTCACACAGATTCTGAAGATTTCAGGTCAGGATTTCTGGCAATTTCCAAATCACAGTAAAAGAGAAACAATAATAGGCAATCCTGTACTTTCTTCCATTGAGATTGCTAATGTGGAGACatcattttcttacattttcagATGTTTCCACTTAGTGTGAATGTGCTCTCATTCAGTCAGTAAGGGATCTTCACTCTCTTAGACCACACCGCCCGCCTCTGCAGTTTGGCTTTAAAGAACTTTCTCCATTCTCTTCTAAATTACAAAGCTGCGTAGCACATTATACTTACTCTTTGTTATAAAATCCACAGAAACACTGAGCAATGATATAGTGTCTAACGGAGGTGAATTTGAGCTTTGTGATATTTTTCAAGGATTCATTTGTTCATTGGTAAAGTATTTACTACCTAAAATTAAAATTTGGATTCTCACTTACACTAAGTATTTATTTTCCAGGGTTATCGGCACAATTTATTGTTCCACCATGTGACATCGACACGTTTGATAGCAAAGTTGACGTTTGCCTGTCAGTCTTCAACAACAGCATGGAGACAAGTAACTATCACGACATATGCCCCTGGCCGACAGTTAAACGGtgagttttagtttatttttgtcatatttaagAGAATATAGGGTTCTGTTACTATTAAGATATGAATTATTTGAGTGGACAAGTTCTCAACATGAAGATACATCACCTGAATATTGAATTGTGTATGTGATTAGCAGACACTTATCAATTTAAATGCATTATTCTCAATGGCACTCATGAGTCTTGTGTTATTAGTTGCTATCTGAGCCTTGGCATGCATGTGTTGCCAGAAGCTGCCCCATGAGCACAAGACTGCAGAGCCCAGtgagtgaaaaaaacaagaaggcACTTTTAATAGCCTTTTCAGAAAAGATATATGACCTTTAGTCATGGGAAAGTCAGATCCTTCCCCGTTTCCTGGCTACATTTGCTCAAGGTTTCATCTAATTAGTCATCTTTTAATGAAAAAAGCTCCAGACTGTTGCTCGTGGGTTCATATTCCAGACAGCAGTTGTTTGTGGAGACTTTAGCTCATGGTACCTACTGTAGACTCCCTCTTTAATTATGGCTGTAATAATCCATATTTTACTGTTAACATGGTTTGGGGCTGAGCTCCCACAGAGCTCAAATGGTGTGTTAGGGTGGAGTATCCATCATCACAAGGAGCCCATCTTGTTGATCAGGCTTCCAGCTGTCAGGCTCAATTGACTCTCTGTGGATGTTTTCCACACTAAAAATCTTGTAGTGACAACTGCTGGTGAGATTTATGCTGGTTTAGTGAGGCTATGGTCGCTTCCCCGAATCAAAACAGTGAAATTTAAGCTGCCTCCCAAACATCAGCGGTGATTTCTCTATTTATAAAACACTCAGAGTCGCCAAAGTCAGATGTTTTTCGCAGATGTCACTTTGCATTATCTTAGAAGTgcagactttaaatgtgtcagtTGCTTCTTCCTGAGTTGCCAACTGTACAGTTACCATGTGCGTCTTTAAAGGACCATGACGgcctttttggttgttgtttgtttgtttttttgccaattcacttcaaaataacacatataatacagtacattttatATGGCTTTATTCTTTTTCCTTCTAGAAATTGTTTTCCATTCATTGTCTGTATGAATGAAATTAGCTACAAGTGCAGATTAATGTCAAATTTTTTGCTCTGCTTGAGTAAGGAATGTGTCTCATACTTTATTTATGTCAAACATAATTGCTAGACTTATTTAACTTTGTCCTCTGCCTTGCTTTCCTCCCCCGTAGCATCTACAATCATCTGAAGCATTGTATGGATGACTCGGCAAAAGCAACTTGGTGCGGGGGTCGCAAATTTCTGCTAGATGAAATCTTCCTGGAGGTCCATAAGGAATACTTTTCGCTCTGTGGACAGGTCCAAGACCCCCCAATCACCACTCTAATTatgcttacagcacctggtatcaTTGCCACATTCTTCTTGCCCCTACTGTGCCTTAAACTGGTCACCTGGAACAAAGAGATGCCCTGCACTGTGGGGCTCTGATGTGCTGAGATGACAAAGGAAAATTGCAgtattttttaatgatatttttctgttttatgcaCAAGTAGGCCACCTGTGTTTTGGTGCTCAGAGCGtaaaacacacaatcactgCGGTTACGtagataaaagaagaaaaactgaagaaaaaaataagtacCATTTAATTTGATTACCCAGTGGAGGGCTGGGGGGACAACTATTAAAATGTTCACTTTGATTGGGCAACTATACTTATTTGAACCAGAGTGCAAAGACAATAAGGAAAGAGGAAATTAGCACCCAGTTGGGCCAAACCTAGCCCACCATATAAAGAGCAACAGTGATTATAATGCCTAAAGTCTATGTCTTGCTCTGATATATATGTTGTTATGCTGTAGTCTGTTTCCAGAATCATCATTAAGGTTGACATGATCcatatttagaacaattatGAGGATAAGACCAaggttgctgttgttttatacATCAGCATGCATTAAACATATCATGTACCTACAAACACATATTTGCTTGATTGGGTCAAATAAAGTAAGGGGAACAATTCTCAATGGCATTTTCACTGtgggttatattatattatattatataagatCATATTTGTCACTGTTTCTGAACTTCACAAAAAGCTTAAGTCTTGTTAATATTATCTTTTGActattaaaattgaaatatgcTTGTATACTTTGCCG encodes the following:
- the LOC128367530 gene encoding receptor activity-modifying protein 2-like, which translates into the protein MVSTSYLLAFIFFWTGLSAQFIVPPCDIDTFDSKVDVCLSVFNNSMETSNYHDICPWPTVKRIYNHLKHCMDDSAKATWCGGRKFLLDEIFLEVHKEYFSLCGQVQDPPITTLIMLTAPGIIATFFLPLLCLKLVTWNKEMPCTVGL